The following coding sequences lie in one Sphingomonas sp. M1-B02 genomic window:
- a CDS encoding ATP-binding protein translates to MTQLPGLAAKGAVICTTLSVIVLVWAVVLFQIRQERREVVGSAIRENVNRTIALEQYVARTLEGADLATAYVADRYAHLLERSAPSPTLPLPLADFAVRAPALREINVINARGDLVASSVASAPPKVNVSDRPLFQLHRSNPSTALRVNPPSRSRFTGSWFLILSRRVNLRDGSFGGTVSVHVRPSEMTNFLENASLGDTEVVSVIGLDGITRARRTGNTLSFGQDLRGKPVMQMQKQDPIGTYLAPSALDGVVRYFSFRPLSRYGVFVTCGVSQEAILRPLRARAGGYRVGAALISLAIFIAAWLVLALAKRRAIRQAEIVAANARLQEAQRLAMLGDWSFDSARQEFLWSGDLCAMYERPRTPDRIALRDLTEFAGPQGADAFGLVLKEMQSRRGRHEYEFAVRLPSGVVSHRRVVAVADLDETGGLIGVHGTDQDITRRKLLESLQEQVGHLARIDGLNAIAATLAHELAQPLAAASNYLAAGTMRLARDSALEKIAAVEALNSARGQIVHAGEIIRRVRNLVQDRQARVETISVREVIGCAVTLAEAAKPGSVVKVFPDPDTRPANALADPVQVQQVLVNLIRNARDACRGREPVITIETNCRDAKFVDVCVIDDGPGIPDDGRDVFSPFTPSAGKGLGVGLAICRTLVQSMGGTIWVAQTGETGTTICFTLLQAKGAG, encoded by the coding sequence ATGACCCAATTGCCAGGCCTTGCGGCAAAAGGCGCCGTCATCTGCACAACGCTGAGCGTAATTGTGCTGGTGTGGGCGGTCGTCCTCTTCCAAATCCGGCAGGAGCGGCGGGAGGTTGTCGGGTCGGCGATCAGAGAAAATGTCAACCGGACCATCGCTCTGGAACAATATGTAGCGCGCACGTTGGAGGGGGCCGATCTGGCGACCGCCTATGTGGCTGACCGCTATGCCCACCTCCTCGAGCGAAGTGCGCCGTCGCCGACGCTGCCCCTCCCGCTGGCCGATTTCGCGGTTCGAGCCCCGGCCCTCCGCGAGATCAATGTGATCAATGCGCGCGGCGACTTGGTCGCTTCAAGCGTAGCGTCCGCGCCGCCGAAAGTGAACGTCTCTGACCGGCCGCTCTTCCAGCTCCACCGGTCGAACCCAAGTACCGCGCTTCGAGTCAATCCTCCGTCCCGCTCCCGATTCACGGGCAGCTGGTTTCTAATCTTGTCCCGCCGTGTGAATCTGCGCGACGGGAGCTTCGGCGGAACGGTTAGTGTTCATGTTCGGCCGAGCGAGATGACGAACTTCCTCGAAAATGCCTCGTTGGGAGATACCGAAGTCGTCTCGGTCATTGGCCTGGACGGGATCACCCGGGCCCGGCGAACCGGAAACACACTCAGCTTCGGCCAGGACCTTCGCGGCAAGCCGGTCATGCAAATGCAGAAGCAAGACCCCATTGGGACGTATCTAGCTCCGAGCGCGCTGGATGGCGTAGTAAGATATTTCAGCTTTCGTCCTCTGTCACGATACGGGGTCTTCGTTACCTGCGGCGTCTCGCAAGAGGCAATACTACGACCTCTTCGAGCGCGCGCTGGCGGCTATCGCGTAGGTGCGGCGCTGATAAGCCTCGCCATTTTCATCGCCGCCTGGCTGGTGCTCGCCCTGGCGAAACGCAGAGCCATTCGCCAAGCGGAGATAGTCGCGGCGAACGCCCGGTTGCAGGAAGCCCAGCGACTGGCCATGCTGGGTGACTGGAGTTTCGACAGCGCCCGGCAAGAATTCCTGTGGTCCGGGGATCTCTGCGCCATGTATGAGCGTCCTAGAACGCCCGACCGCATTGCGCTGCGTGATTTGACTGAGTTCGCCGGGCCTCAAGGCGCCGACGCCTTCGGATTGGTATTAAAAGAAATGCAGTCACGTCGCGGCCGGCACGAGTATGAATTCGCCGTCCGCCTCCCCAGCGGCGTGGTCAGTCATCGGCGCGTTGTCGCGGTGGCGGATCTTGACGAGACCGGAGGGCTCATCGGCGTCCACGGCACTGACCAAGATATTACGCGGCGCAAGCTGCTCGAATCGCTTCAGGAGCAGGTCGGTCACCTCGCGCGTATCGACGGCCTAAATGCCATTGCGGCCACGCTAGCGCACGAACTGGCCCAGCCGCTTGCCGCTGCGTCCAACTATCTCGCGGCCGGCACGATGCGGCTGGCCCGAGACAGCGCGTTGGAAAAGATCGCGGCCGTTGAGGCATTGAATTCAGCGCGTGGGCAAATTGTGCATGCCGGGGAAATCATTCGCCGCGTGCGAAATCTGGTCCAGGACCGCCAGGCGAGGGTAGAGACAATCTCAGTAAGAGAAGTCATAGGATGCGCCGTGACCCTGGCGGAGGCGGCGAAGCCTGGGTCAGTCGTAAAAGTCTTTCCGGATCCAGACACTCGACCAGCAAATGCACTGGCGGACCCGGTTCAAGTGCAGCAGGTCTTGGTGAACCTCATCCGGAATGCTCGTGATGCCTGTCGCGGCAGGGAGCCCGTCATCACTATCGAGACGAATTGCCGCGACGCGAAGTTCGTCGATGTGTGCGTGATCGACGACGGGCCGGGAATACCAGACGACGGGAGGGATGTCTTCTCGCCGTTCACGCCTTCGGCGGGGAAAGGTCTGGGCGTGGGCCTGGCAATTTGTCGAACACTTGTTCAGTCCATGGGGGGCACGATATGGGTGGCACAGACGGGTGAGACAGGCACCACCATCTGCTTCACACTTCTGCAAGCGAAAGGCGCAGGATGA
- a CDS encoding Crp/Fnr family transcriptional regulator — MYPSQHRSLHAFVHRLTSRSILTEDEINAILALDGHEVVVAAHSDFVRMGEHVDHSCLVVDGLVGRFGQNSNGARQITCLHIPGDMADLPSVVSPKSGWGLAAMTRTKILRVPHAELRRIAAKHPGIAEAFWRDCVADGSIFSEWVVNVGRRDALTRVAHLLCEMAIKNELAECGTKRYFPFPIVQADLGDATGLTTVHVNRTLKELRERSIVTVRSGAVTIHDWDQLVYAGDFDVAFMLLDGPSPRIAASAGDAHIYAEGMIISSASTQNPRR; from the coding sequence ATGTACCCTTCGCAGCATCGTTCGTTACACGCGTTCGTGCATCGTCTCACCTCGAGATCCATCCTGACAGAGGATGAGATCAACGCGATTCTCGCCCTCGATGGTCACGAGGTGGTGGTGGCTGCGCACTCCGACTTCGTGCGTATGGGCGAGCATGTTGATCACTCTTGTCTCGTGGTGGATGGGCTGGTTGGGCGTTTTGGCCAAAATTCGAATGGCGCACGTCAGATTACTTGCCTGCACATTCCAGGCGATATGGCCGACCTTCCGTCGGTGGTGAGCCCCAAATCTGGTTGGGGTTTGGCCGCGATGACGCGCACGAAAATCCTCCGCGTGCCTCACGCCGAACTTCGACGCATCGCTGCGAAGCATCCGGGAATCGCCGAGGCTTTTTGGCGTGACTGCGTGGCGGATGGATCGATCTTCTCGGAGTGGGTCGTAAATGTAGGCCGGAGAGACGCCCTCACCCGCGTTGCTCACTTGCTTTGCGAGATGGCAATCAAGAACGAGCTAGCGGAATGCGGTACCAAGCGCTATTTCCCGTTTCCGATTGTTCAGGCCGACCTTGGCGACGCCACGGGCCTGACTACCGTCCATGTGAATCGAACTCTCAAGGAGCTCAGAGAGCGATCCATCGTTACTGTGCGAAGCGGTGCCGTCACTATACATGACTGGGATCAGCTTGTTTATGCGGGTGACTTCGATGTTGCTTTCATGCTCCTCGACGGCCCCTCTCCCCGCATCGCTGCATCGGCCGGAGACGCCCATATATACGCGGAAGGAATGATAATAAGCAGCGCTTCGACGCAGAACCCACGCCGTTGA